The Bubalus bubalis isolate 160015118507 breed Murrah chromosome 16, NDDB_SH_1, whole genome shotgun sequence genome window below encodes:
- the LOC112577658 gene encoding olfactory receptor 1030-like codes for MLRENYTEVTEFILLGLTDRVELQPVLFVVFLVIYLITVFGNMSMILLIRTDSKLQTPMYFFLSHLSFVDLCYATNVTPQMLVNLLSKRKTISFLGCFIQFDFFISLGLTDSYMLTAMAYDRYTAICKPLLYGSKMSRGVCLSLVATSYTYGFANGLAQTILMLRLSFCGPNEINHFYCADPPLLVLACSDTHVNETAMFVVAGSNLVFSLTIILISYAFIFTAILQMHSPEGRHKAFSTCGSHLTVVTMFYGTLFWMYLRPPSEASVEQTKTAAVFYIFLSPMLNPLIYSLRNKDVKKAIRRVIQAKIFV; via the coding sequence ATGTTAAGGGAAAATTACACAGAAGTGACAGAGTTTATCCTCCTGGGACTGACAGATCGAGTTGAGTTGCAGCCTGTCCTTTTTGTGGTCTTCCTAGTCATCTACCTGATCACAGTCTTCGGCAATATGAGCATGATTTTATtaatcagaactgactcaaagctTCAGACTccaatgtacttcttcctcagccaCCTCTCCTTTGTAGATCTCTGTTATGCCACCAACGTCACTCCTCAGATGCTGGTCAATCTTTTAtccaagagaaaaactatttccTTCCTTGGTTGCTTTATACAGTTtgactttttcatttccttggggCTCACAGATAGCTATATGCTCACAGCAATGGCTTATGACCGCTACACGGCCATCTGCAAACCCTTGTTATATGGCAGCAAAATGTCCCGAGGTGTCTGCCTCTCTCTCGTTGCTACATCTTATACTTATGGCTTTGCAAACGGTCTTGCACAGACCATCCTGATGCTCCGCCTCTCCTTCTGTGGACCCAATGAAATCAACCACTTTTATTGTGCAGACCCACCTCTCCTAGTCCTGGCCTGCTCAGACACTCATGTCAATGAAACTGCCATGTTCGTGGTGGCTGGTTCCAACCTCGTGTTTTCTCTCACCATCATCCTCATTTCCTACGCTTTCATCTTTACAGCCATCCTGCAAATGCATTCTCCAGAAGGGAGGCAcaaggccttctccacctgtgggtCTCATCTGACAGTTGTCACTATGTTTTATGGCACACTGTTCTGGATGTATCTGAGGCCGCCTTCTGAGGCATCTGTAGAACAGACCAAAACTGCAGctgttttttatatctttctGAGTCCTATGCTTAACCCTTTGATCTACAGCCTTCGGAACAAAGATGTTAAAAAAGCAATAAGGAGAGTAATTCAagcaaaaatttttgtttaa